A segment of the Gemmatimonadota bacterium genome:
GCGCCGCAGCGCCCTGGCGTGGAGCTCGCCCGAAACCGGCCCCGCAACGCCCTGGCGTGGAGCTCGCCCGAAACCGGCCCCGCGGCCTCCGCGGCGCGCTGCCTACGCGCAAAGGTCTGGCGTGAGGGTGCGCTCCGCGGCATTCTGCAGCATCGATCCGCTGGATGGGCCTCCCGCGCCAGCGGGCACGCGAGGCATCCGTCCGCTCTGCGCCCCCGCGCCGATGGGATCCATGGAACCCGGTCGGAACGAGCCCCTGGCCCCCGACGGGAGCGACCTGCCCGCCGCGACGGACACCGAGCTTCCCGCTCCGTCTACTGTCCGCCTCCGCTCGCTCGACCGACAGACACGCGTGCTCCGCATCCGGCGTTGGATCGCGCTCGGCGGATTCCCCCTGGTTCTCCTCACCCAGGGGTTCGTTTGGCTGCAACTCCTCACCAGCGGCCGCTTCACGCCGCGCCTCGTCGTCAGCGCGCTGATCCTGGCGGCGGTCACCATCGCCGTGTTCGGCGGCGTATGGCGCATCCTGGAGACGGAAGAGGGCGAGCTCGAAGCGGCGCGCCGCCACCTGCTGGGCGAAGACGACTGAGCGCGCATCTACCGGAGGATGCCGAGAGCCCGAAGGGAGAACGCGAAGGCAGAACCCCACAGCCGGAGGAACGCATGACACCGCATGAGGAATCCGCACCGCCATCCGTGAACGCCATGGGCGAAGATCGATACGAGATCGCGGCGGTGGAGCGCTTCGACTGCACCCCGGAGGAGCTCTGGACGCTGCTCTGCGACTGGGAGCGCTTCGTGGAGGTGGGCCTGCCTGGGATGACCAGTGCGTTCCGCTGGCTCAGCGGGGGTCCACGGCACGCGCCCTCGCGCTTCGAGTTCACGATCGCCGGTGCCGTGCTCAAGGAAGAGATCTACGAGCTCTCGGCGGACCTCCCGGGCCAGCGCTACCGCGCCCGGTACCGTGCGCTGGAGCCGGCGCTGGGCGTGCTCGAGTACGACGCGGTGCTGGACGCCCGCCCGGGCGACGGACCCGGCACGGTGCTGGAGACCGTGCGGGAGGTCCGGTTGATGCCGGGCAGCCCTCCCGACCTGCTGGTCGGCATGATCGCCGGCGAGATGCAGAGCCTCAAGGCCCACTTCGCCGGAGGGGCGTAGACCACTTCGCGGGAGAGCGAAGGCCACGTCCTTCCCTCCCCTTGCGCCGGGAGACGCCTGGGCCGATACTGAACCATATGGTTCAGTATGCGAATGCCCGTCTCGATGCCTCCTTCGCCGCGCTGTCGGATCCCACCCGGCGCGGCGTCCTGGAGCAGCTCGGCCGTGCGGACGCGTCCATCACGGACCTGGCCGAGCGCTTCCAGATGACCCTGACCGGCATGCGCAAGCACGTCGGCGTCCTGGAGAACGCCGGTCTGGTCACCACCGAGAAGGTCGGACGCGTGCGCACCTGCAGGCTGGGGCCGCGCCGTCTGGAGGACGAGACCATGTGGATGGAGAGGTATCGGAAGATGTGGGATGCACGCTTCGACGCCCTGGATTCGGTCGTCGATCAACTGAAACGGGAGGAGCACGGCGATGGGTCAGGCACCAGAGGGTGAGTCGGCCATGAAGCAGGGCGCGACGGTGGAGCGGACGTCGGAGCGGGAGCTCGTGGTCACGCGCACGATCGATGGCCCACCGCACCTCGTCTTCAAGGCGTGGAGCGATCCCGAGCTGTTCAGGCAGTGGTGGGTGCCGAAGTCGTTCGGCGTGGTGCTGGCCTCCTGCGAGATGGACGTGCGCACGGGCGGCCGCTACCGGCTGGTGTTCGGCGAGGACCCATCGCAGCAGATGGCCTTCGTGGGGCAGTATGTCGAAGTGGTCCCGAACTCGCGCATCGTCTGGACCAACGAGGAGGAAGACGACGGCGCCATCACCACGGTGACATTCGAGGACCAGGGTGGTCGCACCCGTGTCGTCGTGCGGGACTTCTACGCCTCGAAGGAGGCGGTGGACGAGGCCCTGGCCTCCGGCAGCGTGGGCGGGCTGCCGGATCAATTGGATCAGCTGGACGCGCTGGTGCGGGGGCTGGGGGCGGGGGTCGGCGAATGACTCAGGACGGACAGGGTCCGGCTTCGTGGATGTCATCCTTGACCAGGATGCCGTCGCCACCGACGCAGAAGCGGGGGATGCGCGCGTCGTAGGGGAAGTCCCCGACGGTCCCGGTCGGCTGCGCGGTTTCGGGATCGTCTGGGATCACCACCTCGAAGTGCAGGTGCCGGCCCATGTTCTCGCCGGTGGCCATGCCCACGTTGCCTTCGTTGCCGATCCACTGGCCCGCCACGACCTCCGATCCCACCACCAGTCCGGCTCCATCGGGCGGGGCGCTGGTCACCGACCCCTCGGCCACATGACTGTACTTGGTCCACTCCTCCCCTGGGGCGTGCTGGATCCACACGAAGTTGTTGAAGCACGACGTGACATCGGGATCGCAGTTGGTGCTGAACTGGTCGCGGATGAATCGGACCGTGCCGGGCCGGGCCGCCACGATCCGGTAGGTGGGGTCGTCATTCTGACCGGCGAGGTCGAGCGCATAGGGAAGCGGGTGCGTCTCGTGGTCCTGCCACACCTCGACGTCGGTACCGTCCTCGTAGGGGAGCCGATACACGAACATGCTGTTGGGCTGGGCGCAGGCGGAGATGCCGGCGAAGAGCAGGATGGGGGCGACAAGTT
Coding sequences within it:
- a CDS encoding metalloregulator ArsR/SmtB family transcription factor → MVQYANARLDASFAALSDPTRRGVLEQLGRADASITDLAERFQMTLTGMRKHVGVLENAGLVTTEKVGRVRTCRLGPRRLEDETMWMERYRKMWDARFDALDSVVDQLKREEHGDGSGTRG
- a CDS encoding SRPBCC family protein, which codes for MGQAPEGESAMKQGATVERTSERELVVTRTIDGPPHLVFKAWSDPELFRQWWVPKSFGVVLASCEMDVRTGGRYRLVFGEDPSQQMAFVGQYVEVVPNSRIVWTNEEEDDGAITTVTFEDQGGRTRVVVRDFYASKEAVDEALASGSVGGLPDQLDQLDALVRGLGAGVGE
- a CDS encoding M23 family metallopeptidase, which translates into the protein MRVAPELVAPILLFAGISACAQPNSMFVYRLPYEDGTDVEVWQDHETHPLPYALDLAGQNDDPTYRIVAARPGTVRFIRDQFSTNCDPDVTSCFNNFVWIQHAPGEEWTKYSHVAEGSVTSAPPDGAGLVVGSEVVAGQWIGNEGNVGMATGENMGRHLHFEVVIPDDPETAQPTGTVGDFPYDARIPRFCVGGDGILVKDDIHEAGPCPS